The Daucus carota subsp. sativus chromosome 2, DH1 v3.0, whole genome shotgun sequence genome includes a window with the following:
- the LOC108207037 gene encoding probable disease resistance RPP8-like protein 2, whose product MAEAVVSFAVERLGELLISEAKHLLGVEKEIKYIQDELVPMKGLLKEADKKQNRDETVRKCVLKMRELAFKIEDVVETFALEVRAKQQISGFMATLLRIACILDEWVRRHNIATEINDIKDEIHHLFEILQKCGVIESLKGENSRSLVDLKSRRTYSHDVERDFVGMENEIEQLISHLKNKDNGCEVVSICGMGGLGKTTLAKKLYNHVEIKAHFEAFAWVCITQQFEKEKVFKGLLKQLLPATDVSKMDDAKVVKELYKVQQGKNCLIVIDDIWSVKSWVDISAAFPVQDTTGNSKILLTTRNEIVAKKSEGSIYKIQGLTEEQGWQLLSKKAGISRDPSAKGEMEEIGRNMVKRCRGLPLAISTLGGLLKGELLSEWERINRNISSYLSRGESVADEYGSVKWVLGMSYDSLLPHLRHCFLCFANYKEDEIIDTMGLYMHWIAQGLIRVEDKREGEMMLDVAERYLDELVYRSLVQIEPITIEEEGEFWLKYNKCRVHDLILDLCRSKAQEENFTNLITDLRDPPDPKLKPSITRRLCIHSDGDDVDLSMLANHDEHIMSLVRYLLFFNHYKDCWPLPKILGLETLKLLRVLTAGGYKFSKQDMTSISELIYLKYLCLCNCYVEEIPTSFGNLTNLETLDLRVNACVIIPNFLCKLEHLKRLYLPQCCLVAEKLRLEGLDDLELLYNYNSEYCDSKDLIQLRRLKVFDAELSNGRVVEENIIHFIKHREWRYSSITIMGGVLCLVYLLECRFIDFMRIQTRICKLPKEYDHTHFSRRLRFLNLAFCEMEEDPMIVLEKLPNLHSLEILLKAYLGEEMVCSATGFPELMSLYLGQMDCLKKLSLHRGTMPKIRKLHIYNCRKLEMIPEELTHLTTLEHTKIW is encoded by the exons AGTCTCTTTTGCTGTGGAAAGACTTGGAGAGTTGTTGATCTCTGAAGCTAAACATTTGCTTGGAGTAGAGAAGGAGATCAAGTATATTCAAGATGAGCTGGTACCAATGAAAGGTTTATTAAAAGAGGCTGATAAGAAACAAAATCGAGATGAAACAGTACGAAAGTGCGTGTTAAAAATGAGAGAACTTGCATTTAAGATAGAAGATGTTGTTGAGACTTTTGCACTGGAAGTCAGGGCCAAGCAGCAAATATCAGGCTTCATGGCGACATTACTTAGAATTGCTTGCATCTTGGATGAATGGGTAAGGCGTCATAATATTGCTACGGAGATCAATGATATAAAAGATGAAATACATCATCTCTTTGAGATTCTCCAAAAATGTGGTGTTATTGAGAGTTTAAAAGGAGAAAACTCGCGTTCATTGGTCGATCTGAAAAGCCGGAGAACCTATTCTCATGATGTCGAAAGAGATTTTGTTGGAATGGAGAATGAAATAGAGCAGCTGATCTCTCATCTGAAGAATAAAGACAATGGTTGTGAAGTCGTCTCAATTTGTGGAATGGGAGGTTTAGGAAAAACTACCCTGGCTAAAAAACTTTATAATCATGTTGAAATTAAAGCTCATTTCGAAGCTTTTGCTTGGGTTTGTATCACTCAACAATTTGAAAAGGAAAAAGTTTTCAAAGGACTCCTTAAACAACTTCTCCCAGCCACAGATGTTTCGAAGATGGACGATGCAAAAGTTGTAAAAGAACTCTATAAAGTTCAACAAGGAAAGAACTGCTTAATTGTCATTGATGACATTTGGAGTGTCAAATCTTGGGTAGACATCAGCGCTGCATTTCCAGTTCAAGACACTACTGGTAATAGCAAAATCTTACTCACAACTCGTAATGAAATTGTGGCAAAAAAGAGCGAAGGTTCCATTTATAAAATCCAGGGATTGACTGAAGAGCAAGGCTGGCAACTACTTTCTAAGAAAGCAGGAATATCAAGAGACCCTTCAG CAAAAGGAGAGATGGAAGAAATAGGAAGGAACATGGTTAAGAGATGCAGAGGTTTACCACTAGCTATTTCAACATTAGGGGGACTTCTTAAGGGCGAGTTGTTGAGTGAGTGGGAGAGAATAAACCGAAATATTTCATCTTACTTATCCAGGGGTGAGAGTGTAGCTGATGAGTACGGCAGTGTGAAATGGGTTTTAGGAATGAGTTATGACAGTTTACTTCCTCATCTGAGACATTGTTTTCTCTGTTTTGCAAATTATAAGGAGGATGAAATAATTGATACCATGGGACTCTATATGCATTGGATTGCACAAGGTTTGATTCGCGTTGAAGATAAAAGGGAAGGGGAGATGATGTTGGATGTAGCCGAACGCTATCTGGATGAATTAGTATATCGAAGTCTGGTTCAAATCGAACCAATTACAATAGAAGAAGAAGGAGAGTTCTGGCTCAAGTACAACAAATGCCGTGTTCATGATCTTATCCTGGACTTATGCCGGTCCAAAGCCCAGGAGGAAAATTTCACCAATTTGATTACTGATTTACGGGACCCACCTGACCCTAAACTGAAACCAAGCATAACACGCAGATTGTGTATCCATTCAGATGGTGATGATGTGGATTTGTCGATGTTAGCAAATCATGATGAACATATAATGTCACTTGTTCGATATCTTCTGTTTTTCAACCATTATAAGGACTGCTGGCCGCTACCCAAAATACTAGGTCTGGAAACATTAAAGCTGCTGCGAGTTTTAACAGCGGGTGGGTACAAATTTAGCAAGCAGGATATGACAAGCATATCAGAGCTTATCTACTTGAAATATTTGTGTTTATGCAACTGTTATGTTGAAGAGATTCCCACATCGTTTGGTAACCTGACAAATTTGGAAACACTTGATCTAAGAGTGAATGCTTGTGTTATAATACCAAATTTTTTATGCAAACTAGAACACTTAAAGCGCTTGTACCTTCCACAATGTTGTCTTGTAGCGGAGAAGTTGAGACTTGAAGGATTAGATGATCTAGAACTGCTATACAACTATAACTCAGAGTATTGTGATTCAAAGGATCTCATTCAACTACGTAGGCTCAAAGTTTTCGATGCAGAACTTTCTAATGGACGAGTAGTTGAAGAGAATATTATTCATTTCATAAAACACAGGGAATGGCGCTACTCGTCTATTACTATTATGGGAGGAGTGCTCTGTTTGGTTTATTTGTTAGAATGTCgttttattgattttatgagAATACAAACCCGTATATGCAAGCTTCCAAAGGAGTATGACCACACTCACTTCTCTCGGCGTCTCAGATTTCTAAATTTGGCCTTTTGCGAAATGGAAGAAGACCCAATGATAGTACTAGAGAAACTACCCAACTTGCACAGTCTAGAAATTCTTCTGAAGGCGTATTTGGGAGAAGAGATGGTATGTTCAGCTACCGGATTTCCAGAACTCATGAGTTTATATCTCGGCCAGATGGACTGCTTAAAGAAGTTGAGTCTTCATCGAGGAACCATGCCAAAAATCAGGAAACTCCATATTTATAATTGTCGAAAGCTGGAGATGATTCCCGAAGAGCTAACGCACCTCACTACCTTGGAACACACTAAAATATGGTAA